The segment AACTGTGGGGAATCTATAATCAAAGAGCCCCTACCATAACCACAACCACATACTCCATCGTCATCATTATCATTAACATAAACTAAACTATTTAAAGAAGGCACTTTCACAGTGAACTTAATCACGTTGTCATTCTTCTCTCGGACCACAATCAAAGTTTTCAGAACAGGACAACTTGATAAAAGCCTAATGAGTGAACCCTCGTCTTTATACACCACATTGATAAGCTCCAGTTTAGTAAGCGAGGGGAGGAAAGCTTCGAAAGGAAGCTCTATGAGAATCTTGTTTGAGAGAATCAATTTCTTGAGCGTTTTACAAGTATAAAGTGTCTTAGGCAAGCTTACAGGCTTTGCTGGCCACTTTAGATTGAAGTCTAGCAATCGAACGTAGCGTTCAACCGCGTTTAAAATCAGTTTTCCGACATCTACGTCACCAGGACATCTTGAACCGAGTTTAACTTCTAGGTGTTCTAGTATACGTGCCTTGTGAAGATGCAATGACTGTTCCAAAAACCACCAAACGCTTTTACTGTTTGTATGCTTGGTATCTTTGCAAACGAGTTTAGGCATCAACGTCCAGATACAACGCCATGGTTTTGATAGAATCGATGTGGCTACTGCTTCTTTAATCGGAAGGAGCAACAATATTTGCACAAGTAAAGCATCAGGTAAAGCACTAATCCTGTCTTCACAaactttttctttaatttcttgACAAGTTGCAGCTTTGTTAGGCATGTTTGAGATCTTTTCTCACGAGCAAACCTAGCTAATAATAGAGATCGATCGATGTTTTAACCAAAAAACTCTTAGCTCTTTTGTATTGATATTGCTTTTCTGTGTCGCTTTGTTTATCCCAGATTGCAAAAAGCCAATCGCTAGCAATTTAtttatatcagtttttttttcctagTACCAGACGGTTTATGTCAATCCATTCTTCTCCTTATTAGCTTAGGAAATCACAACAGAAAacatgaaatttatatttttcctaTTTCATCAGCTCGTTGATAATTTGAAGAGTTATGTTTCTTTACgtagtataaatatattatctatcttattaaaataaaaacattacaacTTCTTCTAGGTGGATTTTTAAATTGGACatcacattattattattattatttttttattactcATACCATAACCTTATATTTCCTTAAACAGTTCAATATCAACCACCTTTCACTTTACTTCACCGTAAGATCTATCTTATTATATGTTTTAGATTATACTTCTATTATTATACATCTATTAAACAAAACATCTATTATATTGTTATAGTATACTCACATTATCATATTAATATCATATCATAGTACAAATATAACAAACCCTCTTTTTATTATAGTCAAATGAATACAACAAATATCTCCAATCAAATATTTTGATCGGCATGCTTACGCACCTGCTATAAGATAGATaagaataaaattaattttacacATGTTACAATAATTCTGTGAAAACAAGTCACTGCATCAAGAGTCAGTCATTAGCGAGTCGAGCCAGCGAGTCATGAGCGAGTTGAGTCGACCACGAGTCATTAACGAGTCGAGTCGACCGCAAGTCATTAACGAGTCTTTAGCCAGTCATTATACAATTCCGAACGTCTTGGTCTGGTTATCTCCTAAACCAATTGATTAAATTAACCAAACCGATATGGAAAAACCTCTTCTCCGAGTTAACAAGAATATACATGAATGTATATTCTTCTTTCAATAACAGAAACATCAacttttactttaaaaaaattgattatggAAAAACCTCTTCTCCAAGTTGAGTCTACTATGGCTAAAACCTCAGTTACAATCAAATATTTCCACTCAAA is part of the Brassica rapa cultivar Chiifu-401-42 chromosome A09, CAAS_Brap_v3.01, whole genome shotgun sequence genome and harbors:
- the LOC103840778 gene encoding putative FBD-associated F-box protein At1g05080; its protein translation is MPNKAATCQEIKEKVCEDRISALPDALLVQILLLLPIKEAVATSILSKPWRCIWTLMPKLVCKDTKHTNSKSVWWFLEQSLHLHKARILEHLEVKLGSRCPGDVDVGKLILNAVERYVRLLDFNLKWPAKPVSLPKTLYTCKTLKKLILSNKILIELPFEAFLPSLTKLELINVVYKDEGSLIRLLSSCPVLKTLIVVREKNDNVIKFTVKVPSLNSLVYVNDNDDDGVCGCGYGRGSLIIDSPQLKYLCVNDFSEDGCSIESMSPNLTMARVDVGSPPNENFLTYLSSVKFLHMTWIDETEVFCSCVNYSQLIECILRPCRAEYWVESVKLLLDNSPNLKVLMIDTKDIGESADVPRWSDVPACLSSQLEILEWKKYGGTRDEKQLLEYILASSKCLKRAGISMRYSKDCNDKMKKKLRKELKAMPRASVSSELLFPAKIKWRSSVAQHCLFDL